Proteins from a genomic interval of Leptospira kanakyensis:
- the pth gene encoding aminoacyl-tRNA hydrolase, with protein MIHFLIVGLGNPGDKYKNTRHNIGFMVLDALASSFGITFKDSKKYADTTHTWEGDKIHLLKPLEFMNLSGKATQTLANLYKIPATQILVVQDEVDLPFGKIKNKIGGGTAGHNGLKDIVAKLGTQDFHRLRFGVGKPEKGGMEVADFVLQNFNSEERNQLDSLIKESISKIEDWMKTNRNLIKKETNV; from the coding sequence ATGATCCATTTTTTAATTGTAGGTCTTGGTAACCCAGGAGATAAATATAAAAATACCCGCCATAACATTGGTTTTATGGTTCTTGATGCGTTGGCATCTAGTTTTGGTATTACTTTTAAAGATTCCAAAAAATATGCAGATACCACCCATACTTGGGAAGGGGATAAAATTCATCTTTTAAAACCTTTGGAATTTATGAACCTTTCCGGAAAGGCAACCCAAACCCTTGCCAATCTATATAAAATTCCCGCAACACAAATCCTTGTAGTCCAAGACGAAGTAGATTTACCTTTTGGTAAGATAAAAAATAAAATTGGCGGCGGAACGGCCGGTCATAATGGACTAAAAGATATCGTTGCAAAACTCGGTACGCAAGACTTTCATAGATTGCGGTTTGGGGTAGGTAAACCTGAAAAAGGTGGAATGGAAGTGGCAGACTTTGTTTTACAAAATTTTAATTCGGAAGAACGAAATCAATTGGACAGTCTAATTAAAGAATCTATTAGCAAAATAGAAGATTGGATGAAAACAAATCGGAATCTGATCAAAAAAGAAACAAATGTATGA
- a CDS encoding replication-associated recombination protein A: MDSLFSQNKQVPLAHAVRPKTWSEFVGQTQVVQSLRAISKPTSILFYGPPGSGKTTLAHLLSQGWNMQKRYLSCVTSGLKEVREVLDEAKRQGTIVLFLDEIHRFSSSQQDALLSAVEEGEIILIAATTENPSFRVNKALLSRMLVYRLTTLSEEEENSIFETCLTKLNHKSKFPEDLKKELFRRSSGDARKLLGYLERILSFTEDTGSINESKLAEILGENVIFYDKNSESHYDIISAFIKSLRGSDPDAALFYLALMIEGGEDPLFIARRLVIFASEDVGNASVHALPLAISTWHAVERVGMPEGRIPLGQCTTFLASAPKSNASYLAIDRALQLVRERKREFQIPNHLRNAPTATHKKEGAGKDYQYPHDFPDHFVREKYFPESFYPNPPKFYEPTNQGMEKNLKDQLKKLWEPGK; this comes from the coding sequence TTGGATTCTCTTTTTTCGCAGAACAAACAGGTTCCTCTCGCTCATGCGGTCAGACCTAAAACTTGGTCTGAGTTTGTAGGGCAAACTCAAGTGGTTCAGTCACTGAGAGCCATATCTAAACCCACCTCAATTCTGTTCTACGGTCCACCCGGATCGGGAAAAACCACTTTGGCTCATCTTCTCAGCCAAGGTTGGAATATGCAAAAACGCTATTTAAGTTGTGTGACCAGTGGTTTGAAAGAGGTAAGAGAAGTTTTGGATGAAGCCAAAAGACAGGGAACGATTGTTTTATTTTTGGATGAAATCCATCGTTTTTCTTCCTCACAACAGGATGCACTTCTTTCGGCAGTGGAAGAAGGAGAAATCATATTGATTGCTGCCACAACAGAAAATCCCAGCTTTCGAGTGAATAAAGCATTACTTTCCCGGATGCTTGTCTATCGACTGACCACTCTTTCAGAAGAAGAAGAAAATTCTATTTTTGAAACTTGCCTTACAAAACTAAATCATAAAAGTAAATTTCCAGAGGATTTAAAAAAGGAACTCTTTCGCAGAAGTTCGGGTGATGCCAGGAAACTCCTCGGGTATCTCGAACGAATTTTAAGTTTTACAGAAGATACGGGAAGTATCAACGAATCCAAGTTAGCTGAAATTCTAGGTGAAAACGTAATTTTTTATGATAAAAATAGTGAAAGTCATTATGATATCATCTCTGCTTTTATCAAATCCCTTCGTGGCAGTGATCCCGATGCGGCACTTTTTTATTTAGCACTTATGATCGAAGGCGGAGAAGATCCACTTTTTATTGCAAGAAGGCTTGTGATTTTTGCAAGTGAGGATGTCGGGAATGCTAGTGTCCATGCACTTCCGCTTGCGATCTCCACCTGGCATGCCGTCGAACGTGTCGGAATGCCAGAAGGAAGGATTCCTCTCGGTCAGTGTACCACTTTTTTAGCCTCAGCTCCAAAGTCTAATGCTAGTTATCTGGCGATTGATCGGGCACTTCAATTAGTTCGGGAAAGAAAACGTGAGTTCCAAATTCCAAATCATCTTCGCAATGCTCCCACGGCCACACATAAGAAGGAAGGGGCGGGGAAGGATTACCAATACCCTCATGATTTTCCCGATCACTTTGTAAGGGAAAAATATTTTCCTGAATCCTTTTATCCGAATCCACCGAAGTTCTATGAACCAACAAACCAAGGGATGGAGAAAAATTTAAAAGACCAACTCAAAAAACTTTGGGAACCTGGGAAGTAA
- a CDS encoding YqaA family protein — MSKEKETSINLRNLLFQTILSIVIVLVIVFGLAFFFRKELLGFSEHFVRIFGYWGLFVGMIFSDSLPAFVPPDAFLMLAITGEMDPLKTILSMSFGSILGGSLAYLIGLYVIPRFHLGRQMVLHYEDKLLPYLRKYGFGAVVLSALTPIPYSWMAYTVGTFKMRYSLFLLGSLFRFVRVTVYFYAMYLGWITGG, encoded by the coding sequence ATGTCAAAGGAAAAAGAGACATCTATCAATCTTCGTAATCTCCTCTTTCAAACTATTCTTTCAATTGTTATCGTTTTAGTGATTGTTTTTGGATTGGCTTTTTTCTTTCGAAAAGAACTTTTGGGATTCAGCGAACATTTTGTCCGTATTTTTGGATATTGGGGACTATTTGTTGGGATGATTTTTTCTGATAGTCTTCCTGCCTTTGTTCCGCCCGATGCATTCCTTATGCTTGCCATCACCGGAGAAATGGATCCTTTAAAAACAATTCTTTCTATGTCATTTGGAAGTATACTTGGTGGGTCTTTGGCTTATTTGATTGGATTGTATGTGATTCCGCGATTTCATTTGGGAAGACAGATGGTTTTGCATTATGAAGACAAACTTCTTCCTTACTTACGTAAGTATGGATTTGGGGCTGTGGTTCTCAGCGCTCTCACACCCATTCCTTATTCTTGGATGGCTTATACTGTTGGAACTTTTAAGATGCGTTATTCGTTGTTTTTACTCGGTTCTCTTTTTCGATTTGTCCGTGTAACTGTATATTTTTACGCTATGTATCTTGGTTGGATCACAGGAGGATAG
- the cimA gene encoding (R)-citramalate synthase CimA encodes MTESNSRIEILDVTLRDGEQTNGVSFSWQQKLNITKHLLKDLKTDRVEIASARVSPGEFEAVKKIVEWAKSEGLQNRIEILGFVDYDKTVEWMNGTGVRVLNLLTKGSLNHLTNQLRKTPAEHFADIQKTVEYAAKSGITVNVYLEDWSNGYTHSRDYVLEYLSVVSKYPISKFYLADTLGVLSPAEVRTAITDLVKEFPKLWFEFHGHNDYDLAVANCLEAVSAGVRGLHVAVNGLGERAGNSPLEAVVTALHDKTKYRTSVVEREITNASRLVEVFSGKRISDNRPIVGEDVFTQTAGVHADGDKKGNLYANPILPERFGRARIYALGKLAGKASITENLKQLGMVLSPEIEKKVLERVIELGDQNKTVTKEDLPYIISDITGENLEASFRIETCTVTSGLGVKPTAEVKVNYLGKDYSAKGEGDGGYDAFMNALGKILKELNIQIPTLSDYEVRIPPGGNTNALVETVITWKKEGESNPIRTIGIDSDQQVAAVKATERLLHILLGNV; translated from the coding sequence ATGACCGAATCTAATTCTCGCATCGAAATCCTGGACGTCACTTTACGCGACGGGGAACAAACCAATGGTGTTTCTTTTTCCTGGCAGCAAAAACTCAATATCACCAAACATCTATTAAAAGATCTAAAAACAGATCGTGTCGAAATCGCTAGTGCCCGTGTTTCTCCGGGAGAGTTTGAGGCTGTTAAAAAAATTGTAGAGTGGGCAAAATCAGAAGGGCTCCAAAATCGAATCGAGATATTAGGATTTGTAGATTACGATAAAACTGTGGAGTGGATGAACGGGACTGGAGTCCGAGTTCTCAATCTCCTCACGAAGGGATCACTTAATCACCTAACAAACCAACTTCGAAAAACGCCTGCCGAACATTTTGCAGACATTCAAAAAACAGTAGAGTATGCTGCAAAATCTGGGATCACCGTAAATGTTTATTTGGAAGATTGGTCTAATGGATACACTCATTCTCGTGATTATGTTTTAGAATACTTAAGTGTTGTATCCAAGTATCCTATCAGTAAATTTTATTTAGCTGATACACTTGGTGTTTTATCGCCTGCAGAAGTCCGAACTGCGATCACTGATTTAGTAAAAGAATTTCCAAAACTTTGGTTTGAGTTTCATGGCCACAATGATTACGACTTGGCTGTCGCCAATTGTTTGGAAGCAGTCTCGGCAGGAGTTCGTGGCCTTCATGTGGCTGTGAATGGTCTTGGGGAGAGAGCGGGTAATTCACCGCTAGAAGCTGTTGTCACAGCTCTCCATGACAAAACAAAGTATCGAACTTCTGTAGTCGAAAGAGAAATTACAAATGCATCCAGACTTGTGGAAGTTTTTTCTGGGAAACGGATTTCAGACAACCGTCCGATAGTAGGGGAAGATGTATTCACACAAACGGCAGGTGTTCATGCTGATGGTGACAAAAAAGGTAATTTATATGCAAATCCCATTTTGCCAGAACGATTTGGAAGGGCCAGAATATACGCATTAGGGAAGTTAGCTGGTAAAGCGAGTATTACTGAAAATTTAAAACAGTTGGGAATGGTTCTTTCTCCTGAAATTGAAAAAAAAGTTTTAGAACGTGTGATAGAGCTTGGAGACCAAAATAAAACGGTCACAAAAGAAGACCTACCGTACATTATCTCTGACATCACTGGTGAAAACTTAGAAGCCAGTTTTCGAATCGAAACTTGCACTGTGACCAGTGGACTTGGTGTGAAACCAACGGCCGAGGTAAAGGTTAATTATTTAGGAAAGGATTACTCGGCGAAGGGAGAAGGCGACGGCGGATATGATGCTTTTATGAATGCCCTTGGCAAAATTCTAAAAGAATTAAACATTCAAATTCCGACTCTTTCTGACTATGAAGTGAGAATTCCTCCCGGTGGAAATACCAATGCCCTTGTCGAAACAGTCATTACTTGGAAAAAAGAGGGAGAATCCAATCCCATTCGAACCATCGGTATTGACTCTGACCAACAAGTGGCAGCTGTTAAGGCCACAGAACGTTTGTTACATATTTTACTCGGAAACGTATGA